AGTTCGCCCGCGTCGTCCGGTTCGCACACGCCTCCTAGGCCGGGCCTCCGGAGCATCTGTTCCGATTCTGACCGGCGCAGGAAGAATTCTTCCGAGCGAAAGCGCAGGGTGACGCCCGCTTCGCCAGAAGCAGGGATATGATCCGCGCACTTGGTCCCTCATGAGGGCCGGGTGCCAGCCGGAGGAAGGATCTCGGTCGCGTGATCAACGCGGTGCTCATCGTCATCCATCTCATCGTGTCCCTCACTCTCGTGGTCTTCGTGCTCCTGCACGCCGGCCGCGGTGGCGGACTCTCTGACATGTTTGGCGGTTCCGCGGGGGGAGCGATGGCCGGCGCCACCGT
This Acidimicrobiia bacterium DNA region includes the following protein-coding sequences:
- the secG gene encoding preprotein translocase subunit SecG yields the protein MINAVLIVIHLIVSLTLVVFVLLHAGRGGGLSDMFGGSAGGAMAGATVVEKNLDRLTVMASIVFAFTTILLSIRLT